The Anopheles coluzzii chromosome 2, AcolN3, whole genome shotgun sequence genome window below encodes:
- the LOC120950482 gene encoding activating signal cointegrator 1 complex subunit 1: protein MDVMSPQLMWIGTRCYRVNHTKATGREQESFDGPQGYVEEDLYGEDDREEDYDIVLTDNGKHQTSFHVPASFYAMIIGAKGQTRQRLEAETKAQIRVPKQGTTGDIVVTGSTRKSVAAARSRIELIVIGARNKQQFTHFLSVPLNVPDVMKRFTEFRHKVVRKLPVAFSVDESLFQQPEKLHITLCTMALMDNEDRANAAQILLDCQESIISPLLQENGPLEIRVRGLEYMNDDPHAVDVLYAKIESPVLQTAADQIYDYFIAKGLMQKKYEHVKLHATLINSLFRASQSEIVDEKAAERKRITFDASEIMRLYGDYDFGSLVLNEIHLSQRFSTSCTGYYEATAVMKL from the exons ATGGATGTAATGTCGCCGCAGCTTATGTGGATCGGTACACGGTGTTATCGCGTAAATCACACCAAAGCAACCGGACGAGAACAGGAATCGTTCGATGGGCCGCAGGGTTACGTTGAGGAAGACCTGTACGGCGAGGACGACCGGGAAGAGGACTACGATATCGTGCTGACCGATAATGGCAAACACCAAACATCTTTCCACGTGCCTGC TTCCTTCTATGCGATGATCATCGGTGCGAAAGGACAAACCCGCCAACGATTGGAAGCCGAAACGAAGGCACAGATCCGTGTGCCGAAGCAGGGAACGACGGGAGATATTGTCGTTACGGGCAGTACGAGAAAGTCGGTAGCCGCAGCACGATCCCGCATCGAACTGATCGTGATAGGGGCACGCAACAAGCAACAGTTCACCCACTTCCTGTCCGTGCCGCTGAACGTGCCGGATGTGATGAAGCGTTTCACCGAATTTCGCCACAAAGTCGTCCGGAAGCTGCCGGTCGCGTTCAGCGTAGACGAGTCGTTGTTTCAGCAGCCGGAAAAACTGCACATAACGCTCTGCACGATGGCCCTGATGGACAATGAGGATCGTGCGAATGCGGCCCAAATATTGCTCGACTGCCAGGAATCGATCATCAG TCCACTGCTTCAGGAGAACGGTCCGTTAGAGATACGAGTGCGAGGGCTCGAGTACATGAACGATGATCCGCACGCGGTGGACGTTCTTTACGCGAAAATCGAATCCCCGGTCCTACAGACGGCAGCCGACCAGATCTACGACTACTTCATAGCGAAGGGACTGATGCAGAAGAAGTACGAGCACGTGAAGCTGCACGCCACCCTGATCAATTCGCTTTTCCGCGCATCGCAGAGCGAAATCGTCGACGAGAAGGCGGCCGAACGGAAGCGCATTACGTTCGATGCGAGCGAAATAATGCGACTGTACGGGGATTACGATTTTGGCAGCCTGGTGCTGAATGAAATTCATCTTTCTCAACGATTTTCCACATCCTGCACGGGGTATTACGAAGCAACGGCTGTTATGAAGCTGTGA
- the LOC120948196 gene encoding retinol dehydrogenase 12-like, with protein sequence MLLSIVIGATVAVLTYKLARLIIEGGQFRKGTRCDGKVILITGANTGIGKETARELLKRGGKVYIACRSLERGNEARSDIIAQTGLADIHVRELDLASLESVRKFAKGFLEEESRLDILINNAGVMACPKALTKDGFEQQLGVNHLGHFLLTNLLLDRLKASAPSRIVNLSSLAHKYGKINRKDLNSEHSYNQVTAYCQSKLANVMFTRELAKRLQGTGVTAYSVHPGTVDTELPRHMGSLFFLFDHKLVKPLLRVAFKTPLSGAQTTLYTALDEDLAEESGKYYADCREQKLSKYARNDELSAWLWDESVRMTKLSG encoded by the exons ATGCTGCTGAGTATAGTGATAGGCGCAACGGTGGCCGTGCTGACGTACAAGCTTGCCCG GCTCATCATCGAGGGTGGTCAGTTTCGGAAGGGCACACGGTGCGATGGAAAGGTGATCCTCATAACGGGCGCCAACACGGGCATCGGGAAGGAAACGGCCCGCGAGCTGCTGAAGCGTGGCGGAAAGGTGTACATCGCTTGCCGGTCGCTCGAGCGTGGCAACGAGGCGCGGAGCGATATCATCGCACAAACTGGGCTGGCCGATATTCACGTGCGCGAGCTGGATCTTGCGTCGCTGGAATCGGTTCGTAAATTTGCAAAAGG ATTCCTGGAGGAGGAGAGCCGATTAGACATACTTATTAACAATGCGGGCGTCATGGCCTGCCCGAAAGCGCTTACCAAGGACGGAttcgagcagcagctgggCGTGAACCATTTGGGGCACTTTCTGCTCACGAATCTACTGCTGGATCGATTGAAGGCTTCGGCACCGAGCCGGATCGTGAATCTGTCCAGCCTGGCGCACAAGTACGGCAAAATCAACCGGAAAGACCTGAACAGTGAGCACTCGTACAACCAGGTGACGGCCTACTGCCAGAGCAAGCTGGCCAACGTGATGTTCACGCGGGAGCTGGCAAAGCGTCTGCAGGGGACGGGTGTCACTGCCTACTCCGTTCATCCCGGAACGGTCGACACCGAACTGCCTCGCCACATGGGTTCGCTTTTCTTCCTGTTCGATCA TAAACTGGTAAAACCGTTGCTACGAGTAGCATTTAAGACGCCACTTTCCGGTGCCCAGACCACGCTCTACACGGCCCTGGACGAAGATCTGGCGGAAGAAAGCGGCAAATACTACGC tGACTGTCGGGAGCAAAAGCTGAGCAAATACGCACGGAACGACGAGCTGTCCGCGTGGCTTTGGGACGAAAGCGTACGAATGACGAAATTAAGCGGCTGA